The genomic DNA AGCATGAGACATGATATTAATAAACGCACCCAGGAGTTTTGATCTGTTCCCAGAAATCCATCGTCTCGTAAGTGTACAGCTGCTTCTTTCCTGCAAGAGGTGATAGAATGTCCTGGTCCAATCTGACAAAATCTCTGGGTGGGTTGGCTCTGTTGAGGAGAATAAGCATCAAAtcaggaaaaaagaagaggaaattaAGATGCCCAGAAGTTGCGATAAGATTTCATGATTTCACATTTTGGAGCCAGTGAGGATGCTGACCTAATTGTCAAATGTCCAAGGGCATCAATGCTTGGTAGCCGGTGCGGATTGGCTGTAATTAACAACAGGAATGTCACCTCCAACAGAATCGATGAATAAAAGCACATGTTGATGATTACTTTAATCAAAGCTTGACACACGAGATGACCAACCTCTGTCCTCCCGGTGAATCATTACTTCATGAATGGCAGTAAAAATTTCAGGAGTAAAAACATATACACCGCAGTTTATCAGGTCACTTACCTGCATGCATAAAGAATAAATGAATCCTCAACacaggaaaaataaataaaaattcttacATTGTAAACCTGCCAGAAAAGATATACTTCATATACTCACAAAGGTCTCAGGTTTCTCTGTGTAATGCAAAAGCTCATTGGTGACTGGATCAGCAACCAACTCCCCAAACTCGTTGGCTGATTCTGCGGAGACCTtttgccaaaaaaaatcaaagaaaattatGCAGATCAGCAAAATGTTCTAAAACATGGAGAAAATGTTCTCATCATCCgttggaaaacagtaaaagtTTCCAACGGCCAGTTACCTTAACCACTAGCATTGTTCCCATCCCACCATATCTCTTGTGAGCTTCTGCAAGCACAGTTAGAAATAGATTAACTGCACCACTCGGACAAAAACATGAACAGATTCGCCGAGCATTCAACTGGCAGTAGATTGATTACACCACTGAGAGAAAGCAAGAACAGATTCACCTAGCATCAACTATGATTTATACAGTCTaatcaagaaaataaacaTTTGGACTCACCGAGCATTTCTAGGAGAGGAAAGTTGCAGCACACGTCACAATTCAACAGAAAGATATCAGTCTATCAAACAAAGACAGAATGACAACACATCAACCTTCGCTCTATCAAATCAGAATACATGAATTAGCAAACGTATTGCCCTTGGCGCGTGCAAACCAAAGGGGAAATTAATAAGCAAAAATGGCACGAACCGGGTTATCTTCCATTATTAGATCTCTAAAGTAGTAGAGGCCACCGGCTGAACCGTAAGGTTTATCCTCTTTCAAGTATCtaagaaacaaagaaaaacataAGAAAGTCCAATAAGGCTTAAATCTCGGAGCCGCAACCAAAGCACAACGTTCTCAATATGACATCCATTACCTCACGGGCACCTTCAACTCGTTTGATATTGAAGACACGTATAGGGCAAATTCCCTCTCATCGTAGAAACCAATCAGGAATACTTGGGCCAAGTTGGGAATCTACCAAAGAAACAAAATTGAATAAGACATCCGCTTTCTGTACCAGTAGATCATGCTTCAacttcattaattaaattgaaaaatcaaaactttGAGTACCCTTCTGCAAGCAAAAATGGGATGCTGAACCATAGGCTGCCCAGCCAAAGGGAAGAGGGGCTTTGGGGTGTTGAACGACAGAGGCCTAAACCTAGTCCCTGCAGAGAATCATACAGCTTGAATACAATCAAGAGGACACGCAATTGAAAAGAACAGAAGATTTTGCCGGAGAATGGAACAGGGCGAGAGCCGAGTCGGTGGTTGATACATGTGTGCTACCTTTGGTAGGCCCGCCGACCATGATCACGGCTGTCACCTTCTCCCCTGAGCTCTCCATCGCCAGAAAcctcaaagcagtaaaaagcTCCAGTAAAGATTTCAACTTTTAGATCGCAGAATGGCCTTTTCTGTTGCTGGGAAGCTGAGGAGGGAATATTCGTTTAATCGCATTGGACGAGAGAAATAACAAAACGGAAAATGGGggaaagagaaaacaaaagagtTGGGTGAGGTTTTGGtccctcaaaatattttgtCATTATTTTCGTCCCTCAATATCCATTCCGTCTAATATTTTAGTCCTGCCGTCATCT from Punica granatum isolate Tunisia-2019 chromosome 2, ASM765513v2, whole genome shotgun sequence includes the following:
- the LOC116193625 gene encoding mannose-1-phosphate guanyltransferase alpha-B-like; the encoded protein is MESSGEKVTAVIMVGGPTKGTRFRPLSFNTPKPLFPLAGQPMVQHPIFACRRIPNLAQVFLIGFYDEREFALYVSSISNELKVPVRYLKEDKPYGSAGGLYYFRDLIMEDNPTDIFLLNCDVCCNFPLLEMLEAHKRYGGMGTMLVVKVSAESANEFGELVADPVTNELLHYTEKPETFVSDLINCGVYVFTPEIFTAIHEVMIHREDRANPHRLPSIDALGHLTIRANPPRDFVRLDQDILSPLAGKKQLYTYETMDFWEQIKTPGMSLKCSALYLAQFRHTSPYVLACGDGAKSAKIVGDVYIHPSAKVHPTAKIGPNVSVSANVRVGAGVRLISCIILDGVELQENAVVMDSIIGWKSSLGKWARVQGDGDYNSKLGITILGEAVTVEDEVVVVNSIVLPNKTLNVSVQDEIIL